Proteins encoded in a region of the Streptomyces sp. NBC_01298 genome:
- a CDS encoding ASCH domain-containing protein, translating into MTAYEDLPPIEFAFPGPLRDALVAAVLSGAKTTTTAVLADYEAAGDPLPVAGERMVIVDSAGRPVGVLEVTDVRVLRLADVDLRHALDEGEGFASVAEWRSGHEDFWHGPQMREALGDPHFTVDDDTPVVAERFRLVTRLP; encoded by the coding sequence ATGACGGCCTACGAGGATCTCCCGCCCATCGAGTTCGCCTTCCCGGGTCCGCTGCGGGACGCGCTGGTGGCGGCCGTGCTGAGCGGCGCCAAGACCACGACCACGGCCGTCCTGGCCGATTACGAGGCGGCGGGGGACCCGCTGCCCGTGGCGGGCGAGCGGATGGTGATCGTGGACTCCGCCGGGCGTCCGGTGGGTGTCCTGGAGGTGACGGACGTACGGGTCCTGCGGCTGGCGGACGTGGACCTGCGGCACGCGCTGGACGAGGGCGAGGGATTCGCGTCAGTGGCCGAATGGCGCTCCGGGCACGAGGATTTCTGGCACGGTCCGCAGATGCGGGAGGCCCTCGGCGACCCGCACTTCACGGTCGACGACGACACCCCGGTCGTGGCGGAGCGGTTCCGCCTGGTGACCCGGCTGCCCTGA
- a CDS encoding DUF6243 family protein: protein MTVSKNINNPVGQGGGQRKRQSRAERQNNGPHRNLDRSGAADRKAELLRKMREKAGAAEGDAQSDAQAGDATAQS from the coding sequence ATGACCGTCAGCAAGAACATCAACAACCCCGTGGGCCAGGGCGGCGGCCAGCGCAAGCGTCAGTCCCGCGCCGAACGCCAGAACAACGGCCCGCACCGCAACCTCGACCGCAGCGGCGCGGCCGACCGGAAGGCTGAGCTGCTGCGCAAGATGCGCGAGAAGGCGGGCGCGGCCGAGGGCGACGCCCAGAGCGACGCCCAGGCGGGCGACGCCACCGCACAGAGCTGA